CGCAGCAAATAAGTCAAAAATTTCATTTAATACCTCATCTATTCTGCTGTCGGGTCTATCAACCTTATTGATAACTACAATCGGTCTTAAGCCTAATTTTAAAGCTTTACTAAGTACGAATTTAGTTTGAGGCATAGGCCCTTCGGAAGCATCAACCAGGAGAACTACTCCATCTACCATAGATAGTACGCGCTCAACTTCTCCTCCAAAGTCTGCGTGCCCTGGTGTATCAACTATATTTAATTTATAATCTTCATAATGTATAGATGTGCATTTAGCAAGAATGGTTATTCCGCGTTCTTTTTCCAATTCGTTAGAGTCCATTACTCTTTCGTCAACTTGCTGATTATCGCGGAAAGTACCGCTTTGCTTAAGCATGTTATCTATAAGTGTAGTTTTGCCGTGATCTACGTGTGCAATAATTGCTAAATTTCTAATATTATTCATTTACTGATTCGTTAATTATTTATAAGCTCTAAGAGTATAATTAATTTAACGATAATTATCAAACTATATTGAGAGAATAATATGCAGGAAGTGAAAAAATATCCTTTAAGCATGCGTTTAATGCACTGGGGATTAGGTATAATAATACTTGTAATGCTCTTTGTCGGGCTATATATGGTCAATTTACCGGTCGATAATCCGTTTAAATGGGAGCTGTATAATTTACATAAATCATTCGGGGTAATTGTTTTTGTGCTGGCAATTATACGTTTAGGTATAAGAGCTGCTTCTCAAATACCACCTCTTCCGAAAGAGATATCAACTTTAGAATCCAAGTTATCGATTTTATTTACAGTCTTGCTTTACTTAAGTATGTTTATTATGCCTCTAAGCGGATA
This is a stretch of genomic DNA from Candidatus Jidaibacter acanthamoeba. It encodes these proteins:
- a CDS encoding cytochrome b, whose product is MQEVKKYPLSMRLMHWGLGIIILVMLFVGLYMVNLPVDNPFKWELYNLHKSFGVIVFVLAIIRLGIRAASQIPPLPKEISTLESKLSILFTVLLYLSMFIMPLSGYISSTAGGFGVKFFSLDMPNFFSEKNFDLSRIAITVHIYVAYFMIAVLCLHLSAPIKHLFIDKINIFKRML